The window GAACGGCATGATCGTCGGCGCAATTCTCGGTATGTGCCTGGGGTTCTTGGTGATCTATTATTTCGACCTCGCGTCGCAAGCGCTCGTGGCCACGACGGCGACCCTGGTCGGTCTTTTGTTTGGAGGCTGGGCGGCGAGCATGGTGGCCGCGGCCATCCCCAGTACGAGGCTGACAGCATTCTTCCCGGAGATTGAAAAAGGCAGGGTGCTGATGATTGCCGACATACCGGCACATCGGGTCAAGGCAATTGAGGCACGACTTGCGGAACGCCATCCGGAATTGAATTTCCGTGGAGAGGAGCCAAACATTCCGGCGTTTCCATGATGCAAAGCGCGGTCGTGGCTATAGAGCATTGCTTGTCGTGATTCGGTTCGGCGGTGCAACCGCTGCAAAAGGGGATATACATGGTAATGGCAATCTCGCTCATTGTTATCGTCGTGGCGAGTTTGCTATTCCACGTTGTAAGTCCCTGGTGGATTACACCACTCGCATCCAACTGGAAGCAGATGGATGACACACTCGCGATTACGCTGGTGGTCACCGGAATCTTCTTTGTCGGCATCAATCTCTTTGTCGCGTATGCGCTATGGCGCTACCGCCACCGTGACGGTTCGCGCGCCGCCTACGAGCCGGATAACCACAAACTGGAACGTTGGCTGTTTGCAGGCACCTCGGTGGCGATCATGGCGCTGCTGGCGCCAGGCCTGTTCGTGTATGCGGAATATGTGCGGCCGCCGGACGATGCATTGGTCGTCGAAGCGCTGGGCCAGCAATGGCAATGGCACTATCGGTATCCCGGCCGCGATGGAAAGCTTGGGCTCACCGATACCCGCCATGTGAAGGCCGACAATCCCTTCGGTCTGGATCCGGACAATCCGGCCGGCCATGACAATATAGTTGTCAGCGGCGATCTGCATCTGCCTTTGAACAAACCGGTGAAAGTCTTGTTGCGCTCGAATGATGTGCTGCACGACTTTTATGTGCCGCATTTCCGCGCGCGCATGAACATCGTGCCAGGCATGGTCACCTCGTTCTGGTTCACGCCTACTCTTGCAGGCCGCTACGAAATTCTGTGCGCGCAGTTGTGCGGTGTCGGCCACTACAACATGCGCGGCTATGTGGTGGTCGAAGACGAGGCGGCCTTTCAAAAGTGGCTGGGTGCGCAACCCACCTTTGCAAGCCTGATGGCAAAGCCGGGCGGCGGTATCGCCCCGACCACTGGCAGCGGACCCGAAGCGCGCGTTGCGCAAGGCAAGTCACTGGCGCAGTCCAAGGGTTGCATCGCCTGCCATACCATCGACGGCGCACCCGGCGTCGGACCCACATGGAA is drawn from Noviherbaspirillum saxi and contains these coding sequences:
- a CDS encoding DUF1269 domain-containing protein, with protein sequence MRHRLYYLLPDIDSARRALDDLLLQRIEVRHVHFLSRGPLPEDLPEANFLHKTDVVHGAQNGMIVGAILGMCLGFLVIYYFDLASQALVATTATLVGLLFGGWAASMVAAAIPSTRLTAFFPEIEKGRVLMIADIPAHRVKAIEARLAERHPELNFRGEEPNIPAFP
- a CDS encoding cytochrome c oxidase subunit II — its product is MVMAISLIVIVVASLLFHVVSPWWITPLASNWKQMDDTLAITLVVTGIFFVGINLFVAYALWRYRHRDGSRAAYEPDNHKLERWLFAGTSVAIMALLAPGLFVYAEYVRPPDDALVVEALGQQWQWHYRYPGRDGKLGLTDTRHVKADNPFGLDPDNPAGHDNIVVSGDLHLPLNKPVKVLLRSNDVLHDFYVPHFRARMNIVPGMVTSFWFTPTLAGRYEILCAQLCGVGHYNMRGYVVVEDEAAFQKWLGAQPTFASLMAKPGGGIAPTTGSGPEARVAQGKSLAQSKGCIACHTIDGAPGVGPTWKGLYGKTETMTDGSAVLVDEAYLKDDILNPQTRVVKGFPPIMPKVPFNDDELAALVAYIQSLGSAPPATKTQK